One segment of Carya illinoinensis cultivar Pawnee chromosome 13, C.illinoinensisPawnee_v1, whole genome shotgun sequence DNA contains the following:
- the LOC122291231 gene encoding 18.1 kDa class I heat shock protein-like, whose amino-acid sequence MSLIPSSFWDRRSNVFDPFSLEIWDPFKNFPLSSSSLSGSQLARENSAFVNSRVDWKETPEAHVFKADLPGLKKEEVKVEVEDDRVLQISGERNVEKEEKTDTWHKVERRGGKFLRRFRLPENAKMDQVKAAMENGVLTVTVPKAEVKKPDVKAIEISG is encoded by the coding sequence ATGTCGTTGATTCCAAGTTCATTTTGGGACAGACGAAGCAATGTCTTCGATCCATTCTCGCTCGAAATATGGGATCCCTTTAAGAATTTTCcactctcatcttcttctctatCAGGATCTCAATTAGCGAGGGAGAATTCTGCTTTTGTCAATTCTCGCGTGGATTGGAAGGAGACCCCAGAAGCCCACGTGTTCAAGGCGGATCTCCCTGGGCTCAAGAAGGAGGAAGTGAAGGTTGAAGTTGAAGACGACAGAGTGCTTCAGATAAGCGGGGAGAGGAATGTGGAGAAGGAAGAGAAGACCGACACCTGGCATAAGGTGGAGCGCAGAGGTGGCAAATTCTTGAGGAGATTCAGGCTGCCAGAGAACGCAAAGATGGATCAGGTTAAGGCTGCCATGGAAAATGGGGTTCTCACTGTTACTGTTCCCAAAGCAGAGGTGAAGAAACCAGATGTCAAGGCCATTGAAATTTCTGGTTGA
- the LOC122290738 gene encoding 17.5 kDa class I heat shock protein-like yields the protein MSLIPSLFGGRRSNIFDPFSLEIWDPFKDFQPSSSLSGPQFARENSVFVNSRVDWKETPEAHVFKADLPGLRKEEVKVEVEDDRVLQISGERNVEKEDKNDTWHRVERSSGKFLRRFRLPENAKMDQIKAAMENGVLTVTVPKAEVKKPDIKAIEISG from the coding sequence ATGTCGTTGATTCCAAGTTTATTTGGTGGCAGAAGAAGCAATATCTTCGATCCATTCTCGCTCGAAATATGGGATCCCTTTAAAGATTTTCAACCCTCTTCTTCTCTATCGGGACCTCAGTTTGCGAGGGAGAATTCTGTTTTCGTCAATTCTCGCGTGGATTGGAAGGAGACCCCAGAAGCCCACGTGTTCAAGGCAGATCTCCCGGGGCTCAGGAAGGAGGAAGTGAAGGTCGAAGTTGAAGACGACAGAGTGCTTCAGATAAGCGGGGAGAGGAATGTGGAGAAGGAAGACAAGAACGATACCTGGCATAGGGTGGAGCGGAGCAGTGGCAAGTTCTTGAGGAGGTTCAGGCTACCAGAGAACGCAAAAATGGATCAGATTAAGGCTGCGATGGAAAATGGGGTTCTCACTGTTACTGTTCCCAAAGCGGAGGTGAAGAAACCAGACATCAAGGCCATTGAAATTTCCGGTTGA